From Triticum aestivum cultivar Chinese Spring chromosome 4A, IWGSC CS RefSeq v2.1, whole genome shotgun sequence, a single genomic window includes:
- the LOC123087131 gene encoding uncharacterized protein, with protein MGTVLDSHFLALTALVTVGYQLVFFIITALLRFDKVTDFAGSTNFVIIAVLVAALKGTWHFRQIVLTVLVIIWGLRLAVFLLMRILQWGEDKRFDEMRSNLGKLAVFWIFQAVWVWTVSLPVTIVNASSRNPSIEARDIIGWIMWAIGLAVEAIADQQKLKFKNSPSNRGKWCNVGLWSYTRHPNYFGEMFLWWGVFVASAPVLSGAEWLVILGPIFLTLLLLFVSGIPLLESSADKRFGRSEEYRTYKKTTSPLIPLPPVVYGALPDWFKVAFLLELPLYNPGPERDPVS; from the exons ATGGGAACAGTGCTGGACTCCCACTTCCTGGCGCTCACCGCCCTCGTCACC GTCGGGTACCAGCTGGTGTTCTTCATCATCACAGCTCTCCTCCGCTTCGACAAGGTCACCGATTTCGCAG GCAGTACAAATTTTGTCATAATCGCCGTCCTTGTAGCAGCTTTGAAGGGAACATGGCACTTCCGCCAG ATCGTGTTGACAGTGCTTGTTATAATCTGGGGACTTCGTCTGGCAGTGTTTTTACTAATGAG GATTTTGCAATGGGGAGAGGACAAACGGTTTGATGAGATGCGCAGTAACTTGGGAAAATTAGCCGTCTTCTGGATTTTTCAG GCTGTCTGGGTTTGGACTGTCAGCTTGCCTGTTACTATTGTGAATGCAAGTAGCAGAAACCCTTCAATTGAAGCTCGGGATATCATTGGTTGGATAATGTGGGCCATCGGGCTAGCTGTGGAAGCTATAGCTGATCAACAGAAGCTTAAATTCAAGAATTCTCCAAGCAATAGGGGAAAGTGGTGTAATGTTGGTCTTTGGAGTTATACTCGCCATCCAAATTACTTTGGGGAG ATGTTCCTTTGGTGGGGGGTGTTTGTAGCATCAGCACCGGTTCTCTCAGGAGCTGAATGGCTTGTAATCTTGGGACCCATCTTCCTGACGctcttgcttcttttcgttagCGGGATCCCACTTCTTGAG TCATCTGCTGATAAGCGCTTCGGTCGGTCTGAGGAATACCGCACATACAAGAAAACCACAAG TCCTCTTATCCCATTGCCGCCGGTTGTGTATGGAGCCCTGCCCGATTGGTTCAAGGTGGCATTCCTCCTGGAGCTGCCCCTCTACAACCCAGGACCGGAACGCGACCCTGTCAGCTGA
- the LOC123087132 gene encoding peptidyl-prolyl cis-trans isomerase FKBP17-2, chloroplastic, which produces MATFLGSSPAFLARPAAKPHVSCSPPSRPPSAQPPSDQPPPPPQQQQEPMQAQAAPARAPAPKRAATSADSTDWVASSLTRRFGIGAGLAWVGFLAFGVVSEQLKTRFEVAQQEANTKDVEEEQEVVLPNGIRYTEMRVGGGDVPRPGDLVVIDLQGRVAGGGEAFVDTFGDGKRPLALVMGSRPYTRGMCEGIEYALRSMRNGGKRRVVVPASLGFGEDGADFGDDGAQVPPGATLEYVVQVDKVSIAPA; this is translated from the exons ATGGCCACGTTCTTGGGCAGCTCCCCGGCCTTCCTcgcccgccccgccgccaagcCGCACGTCTCGTGCTCGCCGCCCTCGCGCCCGCCCAGCGCCCAGCCGCCGTCCGACCAGCCCCCACCGCCGCCACAGCAGCAGCAAGAGCCCATGCAGGCGCAGGCGGCaccggcgagggcgccggcgccgaAGCGCGCGGCGACGTCGGCCGACTCGACGGACTGGGTCGCGTCGTCGCTGACGCGGCGGTTCGGCATCGGCGCCGGGCTGGCGTGGGTCGGGTTCCTGGCCTTCGGCGTCGTGTCGGAGCAGCTCAAGACCCGCTTCGAGGTCGCGCAGCAGGAGGCCAATACCAA GGAtgtggaggaggagcaggaggtcgTCCTGCCCAATGGAATCCG GTACACCGAGATGCGGGTGGGCGGCGGCGACGTGCCGCGGCCGGGCGACCTGGTGGTGATCGACCTGCAGGGGCgggtggccggcggcggggaggcgtTCGTGGACACGTTCGGCGACGGGAAGCGGCCGCTGGCGCTCGTCATGGGCTCCAGGCCCTACACCAGGGGGATGTGCGAGGGCATCGAGTACGCGCTGCGGTCCATGCGGAACGGCGGCAAGCGGCGGGTGGTCGTTCCGGCGAGCCTGGGCTTCGGCGAGGACGGCGCCGACTTCGGCGACGACGGTGCGCAGGTGCCTCCCGGCGCGACGCTGGAGTACGTCGTGCAGGTCGACAAGGTGTCCATCGCGCCGGCGTGA